Below is a genomic region from Streptomyces sp. RPA4-2.
CTCGTTCGAGTACTTGAGCTCCGACATCCGCTTCTTGGTCATCTTCGCGCCGACCATCTCGTGGTGGTGGAAGGAGACCCGTCCGTCGTTCTCGAAGCGCCGTGTCCTCGGCTTGCCGATGTCATGCAGCAGCGCGGCCAGCCTCAGGGTCAGGTCGGGGCCGTTCTCCTCCAGCGCCATGGCCTGTTCCAGGACGATCAGGGTGTGATCGTAGACATCCTTGTGCCGGTGGTGTTCATCACGCTCCAGCCGCAGGGCCGGCAGCTCGGGCAGCACATGGGCCGAGAGACCGGTGTCGACGAGCAGCGTCAGGCCCTTGCGCGGGTGCGCGGAGAGAAGGAGCTTGTTGAGCTCGTCCCGTACCCGTTCCGCCGAGACGATCTCGATACGTCCGGCCATGTCCGTCATCGCCGCGACGACGTCCGGGGCCACCTCGAAGTCGAGCTGAGCCGCGAACCGGGCGGCCCGCATCATCCGCAGTGGATCGTCGGAGAAGGACTGCTCGGGCGTTCCCGGCGTGCGCAGCACCCGGGCGGCCAGATCGTCCCGGCCGCCGTGCGGGTCGATGAACTTCTTCTCCGGCAGCGCGACAGCCATCGCGTTCACGGTGAAGTCACGGCGGACGAGGTCTTCCTCGATCGAGTCGCCGTAGGACACCTCGGGTTTGCGGGACGTCCGGTCGTATGCCTCGGAGCGGTACGTCGTGATCTCGATCTGGAAGGACTGCTGTACGCCGTCCACGAGGGCGTCCTTCTGCGCGCCGACGGTGCCGAAGGCGATCCCGACCTCCCAGACGGCATCCGCCCAGGGACGCACGATCTTCAGTACGTCCTCGGGCCGGGCATCCGTGGTGAAGTCCAGGTCGTTGCCGAGCCGGCCGAGGAGCGCGTCCCGGACCGAGCCGCCGACGAGGGCGAGGGAGAACCCCGCCTCCTGGAATCGGAGGGCGAGGTCGTCGGCGACAGGGGACACCCGCAGCAGTTCACTCACCGCGCGGTGCTGCACCTGACTCAGGGCACTGGGGTTGTCTTCGTTGGCGTTCGGCACAACAGAAAAGGGTACGTGGCCGGGGCACCCCGGGGCGCCTCCATAAAACGTGCACAGGCGTCCTCCCCTTTACACGGGCCTCAATACACGCACATACGGGACAGTCGACCCAGTCTCCCGATCTTGTGGAGCACTCCGCGGCACTTCCCCTCAGCGCGCATCGTTACCATGCGTGGACGCACATTCCGACGACCACTGACGACGACGAGGGACGGGCGAGCGCGTGGCCGAGGCGGCAGACTTCCAAGGGACGAGTCCCTCACCTGCCCACCGGTGGTTGCGGCGCACCGGCGCACTGCTGGCCGGGGCGCCCCTTCTGGCCGGACTGCTCCAGCTGCCCGCCTCTCCCGCCGCACACGCCGCGGAAACGGCCTCTGTGGCCGCCGCGAGCGGGTCCCGGACGGTCGACGTCTCCCTGGACTCCCTGAGCCCCAGCGCCCCCACGGACGGCGACACGGTCACCGTCTCCGGCTCGATCACCAACAAGGGCAAGCAGACGGTCACCGACGCCCACGTGGGGCTGCGGGTGGGCCCCTCCCTCAGCGGTCGGGTGGCCATCGACGACGCCGCCGAGCGCACCGGGTTCCAGCCGGGGCTCGACCCCCTGGAGGTCGGTGGCAAGTACGTCCAGAAG
It encodes:
- a CDS encoding CCA tRNA nucleotidyltransferase; the protein is MPNANEDNPSALSQVQHRAVSELLRVSPVADDLALRFQEAGFSLALVGGSVRDALLGRLGNDLDFTTDARPEDVLKIVRPWADAVWEVGIAFGTVGAQKDALVDGVQQSFQIEITTYRSEAYDRTSRKPEVSYGDSIEEDLVRRDFTVNAMAVALPEKKFIDPHGGRDDLAARVLRTPGTPEQSFSDDPLRMMRAARFAAQLDFEVAPDVVAAMTDMAGRIEIVSAERVRDELNKLLLSAHPRKGLTLLVDTGLSAHVLPELPALRLERDEHHRHKDVYDHTLIVLEQAMALEENGPDLTLRLAALLHDIGKPRTRRFENDGRVSFHHHEMVGAKMTKKRMSELKYSNELVRDVSRLVELHLRFHGYGTGEWTDSAVRRYVRDAGPLLDRLHKLTRSDCTTRNKRKAAALSRAYDGLEERIAQLQEQEELDAIRPDLDGNQIMEILGIGPGPAIGQAYKFLLELRLENGPMEHDAAVAALKEWWAEQG